One segment of Deltaproteobacteria bacterium DNA contains the following:
- a CDS encoding NAD(P)H-quinone oxidoreductase: MQAITFATPGGPEVLQLSTVPEPVPAPEQVLVRVRATALNRADTLQRRGAYPPPPGESEILGLELAGEVESVGAAVQGTKPGDRVCALVGGGGYAEKAVVDARMLIPMPDGWSFTQAAAMPEVFFTAQETVFVLGGLKAGETVLIHAAASGVGTAAIQMAREIGARVLITAGSADKIQRCLELGAHAGCNYKERDFAEWIQEVTDKQGVELIEDFIGAAYWERNLRSLKTCGRLVLVGTMGGVKVETSLMLLMSKRLQVFGSVLRARPLAEKIEVTQRFCRDWLPLLAAGRIKPVVDTVFPLAHAAEAHRYMEENRNFGKIILSV; the protein is encoded by the coding sequence ATGCAAGCGATTACTTTTGCTACACCTGGAGGCCCTGAAGTCTTACAGCTATCGACCGTCCCGGAGCCAGTTCCAGCTCCCGAGCAAGTCTTGGTGCGAGTACGGGCCACGGCACTCAATCGCGCCGATACTCTACAACGGCGCGGGGCGTACCCGCCGCCTCCAGGTGAGTCCGAGATTTTAGGACTAGAGCTAGCTGGCGAGGTCGAGTCTGTGGGGGCCGCAGTGCAAGGCACCAAACCTGGCGACCGTGTGTGCGCTTTGGTGGGTGGTGGTGGCTACGCGGAGAAGGCAGTGGTCGATGCGCGTATGTTGATCCCGATGCCCGACGGCTGGAGCTTCACCCAGGCCGCCGCCATGCCAGAAGTATTCTTCACCGCGCAAGAAACCGTTTTTGTGCTGGGCGGGTTGAAGGCGGGCGAGACTGTCCTGATCCACGCCGCTGCCAGCGGTGTGGGCACGGCGGCCATTCAGATGGCGCGGGAAATCGGCGCGCGGGTGCTCATTACCGCCGGCTCTGCCGACAAGATCCAACGGTGTCTGGAGCTTGGTGCGCATGCCGGGTGCAATTACAAGGAGCGCGACTTCGCCGAGTGGATTCAGGAGGTCACCGACAAGCAAGGCGTCGAGCTGATTGAGGATTTTATCGGTGCGGCCTATTGGGAACGTAACCTGCGCAGCTTGAAGACCTGCGGACGACTGGTACTGGTTGGCACCATGGGCGGCGTGAAGGTCGAGACCAGCCTCATGCTCCTGATGAGTAAACGGTTACAGGTGTTCGGTTCCGTGCTGCGCGCCCGCCCGCTGGCCGAGAAGATCGAAGTCACGCAGCGGTTCTGTCGCGACTGGCTGCCGTTGCTTGCCGCCGGGCGCATCAAGCCGGTCGTGGACACGGTCTTTCCTCTTGCCCACGCCGCTGAGGCGCATCGCTACATGGAGGAGAACCGCAATTTCGGCAAGATCATCCTCTCAGTCTAG
- a CDS encoding HindIII family type II restriction endonuclease, whose translation MRPEAKKRREYWIAELAKLSGSFGDDSMKMLGELQAEIARDGKEALLDHLRLCGAMPERYGHDSSEEKLYSKYTDAIVSETLTALGLHSAVITARADAADVQARARDYSLVADAKAFRLSRTAKNQKDFKVQAMDGWRNDLDYAVVVSPIYQLPSRTSQIYQQAISRNVCLLSYSHLAALVGLATRQSTRKAEVGLREILKSVSLLHPSKSANDYWTGINRALIRTLGRENGLWTAEKTASLEALALVKDEALLYLRSERNRLLGLSHKEALDELIRSSGLDSRIVQVERIEHGGLLGA comes from the coding sequence ATGAGACCTGAAGCTAAGAAACGTCGTGAATACTGGATTGCAGAGTTGGCAAAGCTGAGTGGATCGTTCGGCGACGATTCCATGAAGATGCTCGGCGAACTCCAAGCGGAGATTGCAAGAGACGGAAAGGAAGCTCTCCTTGATCACCTGCGACTCTGTGGGGCTATGCCCGAGCGATATGGGCACGACTCTTCCGAAGAAAAACTATACTCAAAGTACACCGACGCCATCGTTAGCGAGACCTTGACCGCGCTTGGCCTACATAGCGCTGTCATCACTGCCCGAGCGGATGCCGCAGATGTTCAAGCACGCGCTCGCGACTACTCCCTTGTGGCCGATGCGAAAGCCTTTCGCTTGAGCCGCACCGCAAAGAATCAGAAAGACTTCAAGGTTCAGGCTATGGACGGCTGGCGGAATGACCTCGATTACGCGGTCGTAGTGTCTCCAATTTATCAGCTACCCAGCAGGACGAGCCAAATCTACCAACAGGCGATCTCCCGCAACGTTTGCCTTCTGAGCTACTCCCATCTGGCTGCGCTGGTCGGGCTAGCCACGAGGCAATCGACAAGAAAGGCTGAAGTAGGCCTACGCGAAATCCTTAAGAGCGTCTCTTTGCTGCACCCGAGCAAGAGTGCCAACGACTACTGGACTGGTATTAATCGGGCGCTCATCCGTACGTTGGGGAGGGAGAACGGTCTGTGGACAGCAGAAAAGACCGCGTCGCTGGAGGCGCTGGCTCTCGTCAAAGATGAAGCACTGTTATACTTGAGATCGGAGCGCAACCGATTACTCGGTCTCTCGCACAAAGAAGCGCTTGACGAGTTGATTCGCTCATCTGGCCTCGATTCCCGTATCGTGCAGGTCGAACGTATCGAGCACGGAGGTCTCCTTGGAGCATAA
- a CDS encoding rhodanese-like domain-containing protein, which produces MAVKQITPPQAHDQMQKDATIIYLDVRTEPEFTAAHPRKGINIPAFFFQAPGRPTPNPDFLKVVEATIPKDAAVIVGCQAGVRSQRAADLLVQAGYANVTNMMGGFGGGQDQEGNPVPGWRDAGLPIGTETGEGVGYASLAAKAGVKA; this is translated from the coding sequence ATGGCGGTGAAACAAATTACTCCTCCACAAGCGCACGATCAAATGCAAAAAGACGCAACCATCATCTATCTCGATGTGCGCACCGAGCCCGAGTTTACCGCAGCGCATCCTCGGAAAGGCATCAATATCCCGGCCTTCTTCTTTCAAGCACCTGGACGACCCACACCGAATCCGGACTTCCTCAAGGTTGTCGAAGCAACCATTCCGAAAGATGCCGCAGTGATTGTCGGTTGCCAAGCTGGCGTACGTTCACAGCGCGCGGCAGACCTCTTGGTCCAAGCCGGGTACGCGAACGTCACTAATATGATGGGCGGCTTTGGTGGCGGTCAGGATCAAGAGGGCAATCCGGTGCCCGGCTGGAGAGATGCGGGATTGCCGATCGGCACGGAAACCGGCGAAGGCGTTGGGTATGCCTCGTTGGCGGCCAAGGCAGGAGTGAAAGCGTAA
- a CDS encoding site-specific DNA-methyltransferase → MGPGYSPNSVSVADGIAAVKEIADSSIHLILSDIPYGIGIDEWDVLHSNTNSAFLGTSPAQVKAGAVFKRRGKPLNGWSEADRQIPLEYQRWCASFASEWLRVLKPGGSALVFAGRRLSHRCVIAFEDAGFTFRDSLAWLRESAPHRAQRLSIVFERRGDPESAAKWEGWRIGNLRPTFEPILWFVKPYPIGTTIADNMLAHGVGAFNEKAFVAHERTPDNVLRSGFGRGESGLHVAQKPAKLLQALIELTTQRAQVVLDPFCGSGSTLVAAKASGRRYVGFDIDADAVKVAQERLAPDMFDLLQERAEHGT, encoded by the coding sequence ATGGGTCCGGGATACTCGCCGAATTCTGTGTCAGTGGCAGACGGAATTGCAGCGGTCAAGGAGATCGCTGACTCCAGCATTCATCTCATCCTCAGCGACATTCCCTATGGTATCGGCATAGACGAATGGGATGTACTTCATAGCAACACCAATTCGGCCTTTCTCGGAACGAGCCCGGCGCAGGTCAAAGCAGGTGCCGTGTTCAAGCGTAGAGGTAAGCCGTTGAACGGGTGGTCCGAGGCCGATCGGCAGATACCTCTCGAATATCAACGCTGGTGTGCTTCCTTCGCGAGCGAGTGGCTCCGAGTCCTGAAGCCGGGGGGCTCAGCTCTGGTGTTCGCTGGTCGCCGACTCTCTCACCGTTGCGTCATCGCATTCGAGGATGCAGGGTTCACGTTCCGGGACTCGCTCGCGTGGCTGCGTGAGTCCGCTCCTCATCGCGCACAGCGCCTCAGCATCGTGTTCGAGAGGCGTGGCGATCCGGAGAGTGCGGCGAAGTGGGAAGGCTGGCGCATCGGTAACCTGCGGCCCACGTTTGAACCCATTCTTTGGTTCGTCAAGCCTTATCCAATAGGGACGACAATCGCCGACAACATGCTGGCCCATGGCGTTGGGGCATTTAATGAGAAGGCATTCGTTGCGCACGAACGAACGCCGGATAACGTACTCAGATCAGGCTTTGGTCGGGGTGAAAGCGGTCTCCATGTGGCCCAAAAGCCGGCGAAACTCCTCCAGGCCTTAATTGAACTCACTACGCAAAGAGCCCAAGTAGTTCTTGACCCATTCTGCGGAAGTGGCTCGACTCTCGTTGCCGCCAAAGCATCCGGTAGGCGGTACGTGGGGTTCGACATCGATGCTGACGCCGTAAAAGTGGCGCAGGAACGGCTTGCTCCGGACATGTTCGACCTGTTGCAGGAAAGGGCGGAACATGGCACCTAA
- a CDS encoding cation transporter, giving the protein MKNGLLVSNAPRTHRRAMLTSALVGATLLAVKLLAAALTGSAAILSDALESIINVVAGIFALYSVVLSAQPPDSSHPYGHGKIESFSAGFEGALIILAALAILWEAIPGFFVSRSLAALDVGILLVLSAAGVNAGLGVFLIRVGQRTHSFALTADGKHLLTDVYTSVGVSVGVGLVHVTGWVVLDSIAACVVAVNILVTGAGLVRQSIRHLMDEAEEEVLAKIVNTLQQARQPEWIDLHHLRSWRSGNLYHIDFHLTLPRYWNLEQGHETETEVEAWLVEHLGGQGEALLHLDPCTPHHCPSCRMAACPVRASTFRRTPPWTVETATGNLPFLLES; this is encoded by the coding sequence ATGAAGAATGGTCTCTTGGTCTCGAACGCGCCGCGGACGCATCGCCGCGCGATGCTCACGTCGGCCCTCGTCGGCGCGACGCTGCTCGCCGTAAAACTCCTGGCGGCGGCATTGACCGGTTCAGCCGCGATTCTTTCCGATGCCCTGGAGTCGATCATCAACGTGGTCGCCGGCATCTTTGCGCTGTACAGCGTGGTGTTGAGCGCACAACCGCCGGATAGTTCCCACCCCTACGGTCACGGGAAGATCGAGTCCTTTTCCGCCGGGTTCGAAGGTGCGCTGATTATCTTGGCGGCGCTGGCGATTCTGTGGGAGGCGATTCCCGGATTTTTTGTCTCGCGGTCTTTAGCCGCGTTAGATGTCGGAATTTTACTTGTGTTGAGTGCGGCTGGGGTCAATGCCGGATTGGGCGTTTTCCTGATCCGCGTCGGTCAACGCACACACTCGTTCGCGCTAACGGCGGACGGCAAGCATTTGCTGACGGATGTCTACACCAGCGTCGGAGTGTCGGTCGGTGTGGGATTGGTGCATGTGACTGGATGGGTGGTGCTGGATTCCATTGCTGCGTGCGTGGTCGCGGTCAACATTCTCGTGACCGGCGCGGGGTTAGTGCGTCAGTCCATCCGCCATCTCATGGATGAAGCCGAGGAGGAGGTACTGGCGAAGATCGTGAACACCTTGCAACAGGCACGGCAGCCTGAGTGGATCGACTTGCACCATCTACGCTCGTGGCGCTCCGGCAACCTGTATCACATCGACTTTCATTTGACGTTACCGCGTTACTGGAATCTGGAGCAAGGTCACGAGACCGAGACTGAAGTCGAAGCCTGGCTGGTGGAACATTTAGGCGGCCAGGGAGAAGCGCTGCTGCATTTGGACCCCTGTACCCCTCATCATTGCCCCTCGTGCCGCATGGCTGCATGCCCCGTCCGAGCGAGTACTTTTCGGCGGACGCCGCCGTGGACGGTGGAGACAGCTACAGGCAATCTCCCGTTTCTCCTGGAGAGCTGA
- a CDS encoding type II toxin-antitoxin system MqsA family antitoxin — protein sequence MAESQNHDPCEFCKGHMEQQLIRARFHFKGQTIYVDNVPAWVCSKCHEQYFDAPVYKRLEEIAKRKETIRRTVSFPLAEYNAALN from the coding sequence ATGGCAGAATCTCAGAACCATGACCCCTGCGAGTTTTGCAAAGGGCATATGGAGCAGCAGCTTATCCGCGCACGATTTCACTTCAAAGGACAAACGATTTATGTCGATAACGTGCCGGCATGGGTTTGTTCCAAGTGCCATGAACAGTACTTCGATGCGCCGGTGTACAAGCGGTTGGAAGAAATCGCCAAGCGAAAGGAAACCATTCGGAGAACGGTGAGCTTTCCTTTAGCGGAATACAACGCCGCACTAAACTGA
- a CDS encoding LLM class flavin-dependent oxidoreductase yields MKFGLFYQMPCAETQSEPVRYRETMEQIAYADTLGFDCAWMAELHFFKPFSIMPSPLMVAAAVAQHTKRIRLGIAVNLLPLYHPLRSAEDGATADILTNGRLEFGVGRGAIPVHFAGFNVSREESRERFEESLEVIRKAWTMPSFSYDGKHYQIPETSLAPKPLQKPYPPFRIAANSPDTAVFAGNAHYPILVASVTNPLPRMFEQVASYRKSWHDSAAPTYTQAPAQPDVSTMFFVYPGASLEQVRREVEPSLKNYFGSATAMIRAGARPQGGDESYRYLQEVQKALDDLTFEKITESMAIFGSPQECVARIEALHKELGMSELICWFNPGGMGQHETVMAAMSRFAAEVMPKVRPL; encoded by the coding sequence GTGAAATTTGGCCTATTCTATCAAATGCCGTGCGCGGAGACGCAGTCCGAGCCTGTCCGCTATCGGGAAACTATGGAGCAAATCGCTTATGCCGATACCCTGGGGTTCGATTGTGCGTGGATGGCGGAACTGCATTTCTTCAAACCCTTTTCGATCATGCCCTCGCCCCTCATGGTGGCGGCGGCGGTTGCGCAACACACCAAACGCATTCGCTTGGGCATCGCCGTGAATTTGCTACCGCTCTATCACCCGCTGCGGAGTGCGGAAGATGGAGCCACCGCTGATATCTTGACCAACGGACGCCTGGAGTTCGGCGTCGGTCGAGGGGCGATTCCCGTGCATTTTGCCGGGTTCAATGTCTCTCGCGAGGAAAGCCGCGAACGGTTCGAGGAATCGTTGGAGGTGATTCGGAAAGCTTGGACGATGCCTTCGTTCTCGTACGACGGCAAGCACTACCAGATTCCGGAAACCAGCCTCGCGCCCAAGCCGTTGCAAAAGCCGTATCCGCCTTTCCGCATTGCCGCCAACAGTCCGGACACGGCGGTGTTCGCCGGTAATGCTCACTATCCGATCCTGGTCGCGTCAGTGACCAACCCGCTGCCGCGCATGTTCGAGCAGGTTGCCAGCTACCGTAAATCGTGGCACGACAGCGCCGCGCCGACTTACACGCAAGCCCCTGCGCAGCCGGATGTGTCCACCATGTTTTTTGTCTACCCGGGGGCCAGCCTCGAACAGGTGCGCCGCGAGGTGGAACCGAGCCTCAAGAACTACTTTGGCAGCGCGACTGCCATGATCCGTGCCGGCGCGCGTCCGCAAGGCGGCGACGAGTCGTACCGCTATCTACAAGAAGTACAGAAGGCGCTGGATGACCTGACCTTCGAGAAAATCACGGAATCCATGGCGATCTTCGGATCTCCGCAGGAGTGCGTGGCGCGTATCGAAGCCCTGCATAAAGAGCTAGGGATGAGCGAGCTGATCTGCTGGTTTAACCCTGGAGGTATGGGGCAGCACGAGACCGTCATGGCGGCGATGTCGCGTTTCGCGGCGGAAGTCATGCCGAAGGTCCGACCGCTATGA
- a CDS encoding type II toxin-antitoxin system HicB family antitoxin, which yields MRQVLIYPGEDGYWVVECPSLPGCISQGKTKAEALGNIREAIQGYIDALEEDRLPVPEERFEALLIVG from the coding sequence ATGAGACAGGTGCTTATCTACCCTGGTGAAGATGGCTACTGGGTCGTTGAATGCCCGAGTCTGCCGGGATGTATCAGTCAGGGAAAAACAAAGGCCGAAGCGCTCGGCAATATCCGAGAAGCTATTCAGGGGTACATAGACGCCCTTGAGGAAGATCGCCTGCCCGTCCCTGAAGAACGCTTTGAAGCCTTGCTGATTGTTGGATGA
- a CDS encoding glucose 1-dehydrogenase, translating to MTRLDGQVAIVTGGGQGIGHGVALCLARAGAHVVVADAAQDRLAEAVAEVEAVGVQSLGMQVDVTKAASVDGMVSATLARFGKIDILVNNAGVVVVKPIHDQTEADWDRVLDVNLKGVFLCCHRVVREMVAQKSGTIVNIASIAAFHYTVPHVPYAASKAGVVAITRDLAYEVARHGVRVNAIAPGPIETPMMSAALTPAQKDAYAKSIPLNRLGQPRDIGNAAVFLASADASFITGATLPVSGGTDLRVMNA from the coding sequence ATGACCAGACTCGATGGACAAGTGGCAATCGTGACCGGTGGTGGGCAGGGCATTGGACACGGCGTGGCGCTGTGCCTGGCGCGTGCCGGTGCGCATGTGGTCGTTGCCGACGCGGCGCAGGATCGTCTCGCTGAGGCTGTTGCCGAGGTGGAAGCTGTGGGGGTGCAATCCCTAGGGATGCAGGTTGACGTTACCAAAGCTGCGAGCGTAGACGGTATGGTTTCGGCGACGCTGGCGCGTTTCGGCAAGATCGACATTTTGGTCAATAATGCTGGCGTGGTGGTGGTGAAACCGATCCACGATCAGACTGAGGCGGATTGGGACCGCGTGCTCGATGTCAACCTCAAAGGCGTTTTTCTCTGCTGTCACCGAGTAGTGCGGGAGATGGTCGCGCAAAAGAGCGGCACCATTGTCAACATCGCCTCGATTGCCGCGTTTCATTACACCGTGCCGCACGTGCCGTATGCGGCGTCGAAAGCCGGGGTGGTCGCGATTACCCGCGATCTCGCGTATGAAGTTGCGCGTCACGGGGTGCGGGTGAATGCCATCGCGCCGGGGCCAATTGAAACACCGATGATGAGTGCTGCCCTGACCCCAGCGCAAAAAGATGCCTACGCGAAAAGTATCCCGCTGAATCGTCTGGGGCAGCCGCGCGACATCGGTAACGCGGCAGTCTTTCTCGCGTCGGCCGACGCCAGTTTTATTACTGGCGCGACCTTGCCCGTCAGCGGTGGGACGGATTTGCGGGTGATGAACGCATGA
- a CDS encoding pyridoxine 5'-phosphate synthase, whose amino-acid sequence MTKLSVNLNKIATLRNARGGERPSVVRAARTCIEAGCHGITVHPRPDARHIRRQDVLDLAAMLTTVEFNIEGYPSPEFLDLVCQMRPTQCTLVPDPPDVLTSNAGWNLAGDVAWLSAVLKRLHEHNIRVGLFLEPDRDQVRRAKDVGADRIELYTELYARMFHTPERERVFEPYCRAAETAQEVEIGVNAGHDLDLDNLPFFAHRIPGLLEVSIGHALIADALEMGLRQSVKAYLRALGYITTRDL is encoded by the coding sequence ATGACCAAACTCAGTGTCAACCTCAATAAGATCGCCACGCTACGGAACGCGCGTGGTGGCGAACGTCCCAGCGTCGTGCGGGCGGCGCGGACGTGCATTGAGGCCGGCTGTCACGGCATTACCGTTCACCCTCGCCCTGATGCCCGCCATATCCGCCGGCAAGATGTGCTCGATCTCGCAGCCATGCTGACGACGGTGGAATTCAACATCGAAGGCTACCCGTCTCCCGAGTTCCTTGACCTGGTCTGTCAGATGCGTCCGACGCAGTGCACTCTGGTGCCCGATCCGCCGGATGTATTGACCTCGAACGCCGGGTGGAATCTGGCTGGCGATGTCGCGTGGCTCAGCGCAGTGTTGAAACGGCTGCATGAACATAACATCCGAGTCGGTCTGTTCTTGGAACCAGATCGAGATCAGGTCCGGCGCGCGAAAGATGTGGGGGCGGACCGCATTGAACTCTACACCGAACTCTATGCGCGCATGTTTCACACGCCCGAGCGAGAGCGGGTGTTCGAGCCGTATTGCCGCGCGGCAGAGACGGCTCAGGAAGTTGAGATCGGCGTCAACGCCGGGCACGATTTGGATCTCGATAATCTGCCCTTCTTCGCGCACCGCATCCCCGGACTGTTGGAAGTCTCCATCGGCCATGCGCTCATTGCCGACGCGCTAGAAATGGGGCTGCGCCAATCCGTGAAGGCGTACCTGCGCGCTCTCGGCTATATCACCACGAGGGATCTCTGA
- the argE gene encoding acetylornithine deacetylase, protein MTTYLRELATRLIGCDTVSTKSNVEAMEYLGSHLESHGLRTALHRTEVAGVAKVDLVAMAGPPEPDGLIVSGHVDVVPFIGQPGWQRDPLRLEVEDDRVYGRGASDMKVFLAQCVDAAAQLDLSSLQRPLVFIFTSDEEVGCRGAERLVPVLPSLLGAIPQPRLAWIGEPTSYQVFHTHKGVAIFSITVHGLGGHSSMPEQGVNAIAVAGKVIDTIGRYQEELRRQPATAFAELFPESPYTTLNFGSVRGGTAANMIAEECTIQVSYRPLPQGDPLEAYNEIARRLQEIDLRDYGSPHHRARLEVGEAFVVPPLLSPRDTPLESALFSHLDRKTSGGAPFATDGCQFARAGIASLICGPGDLEQAHQPNESMRREAFENGTRVILDVVHTLCGAVTKT, encoded by the coding sequence ATGACTACCTACCTCCGCGAACTCGCTACTCGTCTGATCGGCTGTGACACCGTCAGCACCAAGAGCAATGTCGAAGCCATGGAGTACCTGGGCTCGCACCTGGAAAGCCACGGCTTGCGCACGGCGTTGCATCGCACCGAAGTCGCCGGCGTTGCCAAAGTCGATCTGGTCGCCATGGCCGGACCGCCGGAGCCGGACGGGCTGATCGTCTCCGGGCACGTGGATGTGGTGCCGTTCATCGGCCAACCCGGCTGGCAGCGCGACCCGCTGCGATTGGAAGTCGAGGATGATCGCGTCTATGGGCGTGGCGCGTCCGACATGAAAGTCTTTCTCGCGCAGTGCGTCGATGCCGCCGCTCAGCTTGACCTCAGCAGTTTACAGCGCCCGCTGGTGTTCATTTTTACTTCCGATGAGGAAGTTGGCTGTCGCGGCGCGGAACGGCTAGTGCCGGTGCTGCCGAGCCTCCTCGGCGCGATTCCTCAACCGCGCCTGGCGTGGATTGGAGAGCCGACTTCGTATCAGGTGTTTCACACTCACAAAGGTGTGGCGATCTTCAGCATCACCGTGCACGGGTTGGGCGGACACAGCAGCATGCCCGAGCAAGGCGTCAATGCCATCGCCGTCGCCGGTAAAGTGATCGACACCATTGGTCGTTACCAGGAGGAATTGCGGCGGCAGCCCGCTACCGCGTTTGCCGAATTGTTTCCCGAATCGCCGTACACCACCCTCAACTTCGGCAGCGTTCGCGGCGGCACGGCAGCGAACATGATCGCCGAGGAGTGCACCATTCAGGTGAGCTATCGCCCGCTGCCGCAAGGCGACCCACTGGAAGCGTACAACGAGATCGCACGGCGCTTGCAGGAAATCGATCTGCGGGATTACGGTTCGCCGCACCATCGCGCGCGGCTGGAGGTCGGCGAGGCGTTTGTGGTACCGCCGCTGCTGTCTCCGCGAGACACGCCACTGGAAAGCGCGCTGTTTTCCCACCTCGACCGCAAGACCAGCGGCGGCGCGCCGTTCGCCACCGACGGCTGTCAGTTCGCGCGCGCCGGAATTGCGTCGTTAATTTGCGGTCCCGGCGATCTCGAACAAGCCCACCAACCCAACGAAAGTATGCGACGTGAAGCGTTCGAGAACGGCACGCGCGTAATCCTCGACGTGGTGCACACCTTATGTGGAGCAGTCACGAAAACGTGA
- a CDS encoding DUF433 domain-containing protein, with translation MKAPKRRELGQYIVADPEICHGQLTFNGTRILVSDVLYLLAKGHDWDYVSYEFDGRLSHAAIAEAITLANEALVEKIEKRRRAA, from the coding sequence ATGAAAGCACCTAAACGCAGAGAACTCGGACAATACATCGTTGCCGACCCGGAAATCTGCCACGGACAGTTAACGTTCAACGGAACACGCATCCTCGTTTCGGATGTCTTGTACTTGCTCGCTAAAGGCCATGATTGGGATTACGTCTCTTACGAGTTCGATGGTCGCTTGAGTCACGCCGCAATAGCTGAAGCGATTACCTTAGCCAACGAAGCTTTAGTCGAGAAAATCGAGAAACGACGGCGCGCGGCATGA
- a CDS encoding amidohydrolase family protein, with translation MGRIFFRGAHLIDGANAPKANATVVVEGERITAVGTNGNMPKPTVHDTVYDLGGKSLMPGMVMCHYHVAYDNVARMEDIDMRHPPTFLTLIAAKNAELLLRSGYTGAVGAGTMHNIDVTLKRAIDAGMIPGPRFLASGRDLVTTGDSVDCHPQFWNLQMPGLARICDGPDDFRKAVREEIKNGVEIIKLYPTGGHGLFWPADVMTMSQAELDAAAAAAHERGKKIRGHIISKKGILASLKAGIDVIDHGDHMDEECIDLFVKQGTFVTPSLYFPWMMVEEKRRTGKSGFGGVEAMAKGLEHSARIVPLAQKAGVKFVVGDDFGIASLPHGEYAKELQAYVKGAGISALEVITWATKNGAELLGMGDELGTIEPGKLADLLVVDGNPAKNITILEDRDNLDVVMKGGQFVTCQLTPAKVRLQRAA, from the coding sequence ATGGGACGTATCTTTTTTCGCGGCGCTCACCTCATCGATGGAGCGAACGCGCCCAAGGCCAACGCGACGGTCGTGGTGGAAGGCGAACGTATCACTGCGGTCGGCACGAACGGAAATATGCCCAAGCCGACCGTGCACGACACGGTGTATGACTTAGGCGGAAAATCGCTGATGCCCGGCATGGTCATGTGCCACTATCATGTGGCCTACGACAACGTGGCGCGGATGGAAGACATCGATATGCGCCATCCACCCACATTCCTGACGCTGATTGCCGCCAAGAATGCCGAGTTGCTGCTGCGGTCCGGTTACACAGGTGCCGTGGGCGCCGGCACTATGCACAACATCGACGTGACCCTCAAGCGGGCGATCGATGCCGGCATGATTCCTGGTCCGCGCTTCCTGGCCAGTGGTCGTGACCTAGTGACCACCGGCGATTCCGTCGATTGTCATCCCCAGTTCTGGAACTTGCAGATGCCTGGCCTCGCGCGGATCTGCGACGGTCCAGACGATTTCCGCAAAGCCGTGCGCGAAGAGATCAAAAATGGCGTCGAGATCATTAAACTCTACCCCACCGGCGGACATGGGCTGTTCTGGCCGGCGGACGTGATGACCATGAGTCAAGCGGAACTTGATGCCGCCGCCGCCGCAGCGCACGAACGCGGCAAGAAGATTCGCGGTCACATCATCTCTAAGAAAGGTATCTTGGCGAGCCTGAAAGCCGGGATCGATGTCATCGACCACGGGGACCACATGGACGAAGAATGCATCGACCTTTTCGTGAAGCAAGGCACCTTCGTGACGCCGAGCCTCTACTTCCCGTGGATGATGGTCGAGGAAAAACGGCGCACCGGCAAAAGCGGGTTCGGCGGTGTGGAAGCGATGGCAAAAGGCCTTGAACATTCGGCCCGCATCGTCCCGCTCGCGCAGAAAGCCGGGGTGAAGTTCGTGGTGGGCGACGACTTCGGCATTGCCTCGTTGCCGCACGGCGAGTACGCCAAAGAGCTACAAGCCTACGTCAAAGGCGCCGGCATTTCCGCGCTTGAGGTCATCACTTGGGCGACCAAGAACGGCGCTGAACTGCTGGGCATGGGCGACGAACTTGGCACCATCGAGCCGGGCAAACTGGCTGACTTACTCGTGGTCGATGGCAACCCGGCGAAAAACATCACCATCCTCGAAGACCGCGACAATCTCGATGTGGTCATGAAAGGCGGTCAGTTCGTCACCTGCCAGTTGACTCCCGCCAAAGTACGCCTGCAGAGAGCGGCGTAG